One window of Dermacentor andersoni chromosome 7, qqDerAnde1_hic_scaffold, whole genome shotgun sequence genomic DNA carries:
- the LOC126534233 gene encoding uncharacterized protein isoform X2, whose protein sequence is MMLSQNMARSSWRWTLPGLVLAALACLAWNARPAQGHGRLMEPPSRSSMWRFGFKTPPNYNDNELFCGGYAVHWQQNGGKCGVCGDPWHQAKPRNNEAGGKYAKGIIVRRYKRGDVMKASVQLTANHRGYFEFRLCPVNDPKVTATDECMAKHPLTMADDPSGNTRYMVDARKRNFDLRLKLPNDMTCTQCVLQWSYTAGNNWGRCANGSSAVGCGPQETFRGCADIAIQDDLAGGDGGQGGFDVGAGEVPAAPRLPATKKPATPQVPWWVKGGPKVPVTPKKQPPHRGYPWKTASTRRPYHEIEGPTKQVPTAVPAEPRPVYPGSANPGGKPEVEGGHEDGGHGHHGGHDGHDGAQPTQAYPDESPEKTTTEYPRTMIPKRYSPKNKWTPAPKDTKGKPPFAKGPAYKPGGNKEVFGGCKGVGMYKRIPGLDKWCWDNCHRGYCPPTHCTCH, encoded by the exons AATATGGCGAGGTCGTCGTGGAGGTGGACTCTGCCAGGACTAGTCTTGGCAGCCCTGGCGTGCTTGGCCTGGAACGCCAGGCCGGCTCAAGGTCACGGCAGGCTCATGGAACCCCCATCGAGGTCGTCCATGTGGAGGTTCGGTTTCAAGACCCCGCCAAACTACAACGACAACGAACTGTTCTGCGGTGGCTACGCG GTTCACTGGCAGCAGAATGGCGGCAAGTGCGGAGTCTGCGGGGATCCGTGGCACCAGGCCAAGCCGCGTAATAACGAAGCCGGCGGCAAGTACGCCAAGGGTATCATCGTGCGCCGCTACAAGAGGGGAGAC GTGATGAAGGCGTCAGTGCAGCTAACTGCTAACCATCGGGGATACTTCGAGTTCCGTCTATGCCCCGTGAACGACCCCAAGGTCACCGCCACCGACGAGTGCATGGCCAAGCACCCACTGACCATGGCTGACGATCCCAGCGGAAACACGCGCTACATGGTGGACGCCCGCAAGCGGAACTTTGACCTGCGTCTCAAGCTGCCCAACGACATGACCTGCACTCAGTGCGTCCTCCAGTGGTCATACACCGCAG GCAACAACTGGGGTCGGTGCGCGAACGGGTCCAGCGCCGTCGGTTGCGGTCCTCAAGAGACCTTCCGAGGCTGCGCCGACATCGCCATCCAGGACGACCTCGCCGGAGGAGACGGCGGCCAGGGCGGATTCGACGTTGGCGCTGGCGAGGTTCCCGCGGCGCCTCGTCTCCCGGCCACGAAGAAACCCGCGACGCCCCAAGTGCCCTGGTGGGTCAAGGGAGGCCCCAAGGTGCCCGTGACGCCCAAGAAACAGCCTCCCCACCGCGGATACCCCTGGAAGACCGCTTCGACCCGCAGGCCCTACCACGAAATCGAAGGCCCCACCAAGCAGGTGCCCACCGCCGTGCCCGCCGAGCCCAGGCCAGTCTACCCAGGCAGCGCCAACCCCGGCGGAAAGCCAGAGGTGGAAGGCGGACACGAAGACGGAGGCCACGGCCATCACGGAGGCCACGACGGCCACGACGGTGCACAGCCCACTCAGGCCTACCCCGACGAGTCTCCCGAGAAGACCACGACGGAGTACCCGCGTACCATGATTCCCAAGAGGTACTCGCCTAAGAACAAATGGACTCCCGCGCCCAAGGACACCAAGGGCAAGCCTCCTTTTGCCAAGGGTCCCGCATACAAGCCCGGCGGCAACAAGGAAGTCTTCGGAGGCTGCAAGGGCGTGGGCATGTACAAGCGAATCCCCGGACTGGACAAGTGGTGCTGGGACAACTGCCACAGGGGTTACTGCCCGCCCACCCACTGCACTTGCCACTAA
- the LOC126534233 gene encoding uncharacterized protein isoform X1 — protein MVFIINQNMARSSWRWTLPGLVLAALACLAWNARPAQGHGRLMEPPSRSSMWRFGFKTPPNYNDNELFCGGYAVHWQQNGGKCGVCGDPWHQAKPRNNEAGGKYAKGIIVRRYKRGDVMKASVQLTANHRGYFEFRLCPVNDPKVTATDECMAKHPLTMADDPSGNTRYMVDARKRNFDLRLKLPNDMTCTQCVLQWSYTAGNNWGRCANGSSAVGCGPQETFRGCADIAIQDDLAGGDGGQGGFDVGAGEVPAAPRLPATKKPATPQVPWWVKGGPKVPVTPKKQPPHRGYPWKTASTRRPYHEIEGPTKQVPTAVPAEPRPVYPGSANPGGKPEVEGGHEDGGHGHHGGHDGHDGAQPTQAYPDESPEKTTTEYPRTMIPKRYSPKNKWTPAPKDTKGKPPFAKGPAYKPGGNKEVFGGCKGVGMYKRIPGLDKWCWDNCHRGYCPPTHCTCH, from the exons AATATGGCGAGGTCGTCGTGGAGGTGGACTCTGCCAGGACTAGTCTTGGCAGCCCTGGCGTGCTTGGCCTGGAACGCCAGGCCGGCTCAAGGTCACGGCAGGCTCATGGAACCCCCATCGAGGTCGTCCATGTGGAGGTTCGGTTTCAAGACCCCGCCAAACTACAACGACAACGAACTGTTCTGCGGTGGCTACGCG GTTCACTGGCAGCAGAATGGCGGCAAGTGCGGAGTCTGCGGGGATCCGTGGCACCAGGCCAAGCCGCGTAATAACGAAGCCGGCGGCAAGTACGCCAAGGGTATCATCGTGCGCCGCTACAAGAGGGGAGAC GTGATGAAGGCGTCAGTGCAGCTAACTGCTAACCATCGGGGATACTTCGAGTTCCGTCTATGCCCCGTGAACGACCCCAAGGTCACCGCCACCGACGAGTGCATGGCCAAGCACCCACTGACCATGGCTGACGATCCCAGCGGAAACACGCGCTACATGGTGGACGCCCGCAAGCGGAACTTTGACCTGCGTCTCAAGCTGCCCAACGACATGACCTGCACTCAGTGCGTCCTCCAGTGGTCATACACCGCAG GCAACAACTGGGGTCGGTGCGCGAACGGGTCCAGCGCCGTCGGTTGCGGTCCTCAAGAGACCTTCCGAGGCTGCGCCGACATCGCCATCCAGGACGACCTCGCCGGAGGAGACGGCGGCCAGGGCGGATTCGACGTTGGCGCTGGCGAGGTTCCCGCGGCGCCTCGTCTCCCGGCCACGAAGAAACCCGCGACGCCCCAAGTGCCCTGGTGGGTCAAGGGAGGCCCCAAGGTGCCCGTGACGCCCAAGAAACAGCCTCCCCACCGCGGATACCCCTGGAAGACCGCTTCGACCCGCAGGCCCTACCACGAAATCGAAGGCCCCACCAAGCAGGTGCCCACCGCCGTGCCCGCCGAGCCCAGGCCAGTCTACCCAGGCAGCGCCAACCCCGGCGGAAAGCCAGAGGTGGAAGGCGGACACGAAGACGGAGGCCACGGCCATCACGGAGGCCACGACGGCCACGACGGTGCACAGCCCACTCAGGCCTACCCCGACGAGTCTCCCGAGAAGACCACGACGGAGTACCCGCGTACCATGATTCCCAAGAGGTACTCGCCTAAGAACAAATGGACTCCCGCGCCCAAGGACACCAAGGGCAAGCCTCCTTTTGCCAAGGGTCCCGCATACAAGCCCGGCGGCAACAAGGAAGTCTTCGGAGGCTGCAAGGGCGTGGGCATGTACAAGCGAATCCCCGGACTGGACAAGTGGTGCTGGGACAACTGCCACAGGGGTTACTGCCCGCCCACCCACTGCACTTGCCACTAA